In the genome of Deltaproteobacteria bacterium, the window AATGAACGAAGAAAATGAGTGCATGCCGGATGCGGCGGTCTTGCTTAAATTGGCCAAGATGCGGATGCCGTTTGGCAAGTATAAGGAGCGGCGTTTGATCGACCTACCTGAGCCTTATGTGGTTTGGTTTGCCCAAAAAGGATTTCCGGCCGGACAACTGGGTGATATGTTGCGCATGGTTCATGAGATTAGAGTAAACGGTCTGGAATATCTTTTTAAGCCGTTACGGAATCTATAGACGAGTCATTAACTTCTCAGGGCTTTGTGGTCGAATCTTTAATCTTGACAGATCAGGCTGAAACGGGATCTCAGCGTATTTTTTATTCTACGTCTTGTATATGCGGAACGCTGTTAAGAAAACAAATTGAAAGCTTCGGTGTGTCGAAGTGACCTTGACGTTGTGCAAATGGAATGATCCGGTGTAGGGAGAAAAGATGAGAGTCCTCTTCTGGTATTGTGACACGTTCGCATGGAATCCTTCCATAAAAACGTTGGATGACGTTCCGGATGCCGCTGCAGATGCCCATGAAAACGCGGTCGTGGCATTTATTCATGTGGAGCCGGAGGACATGGAAGACAACAGTTCGGCAGAAACCAAACTGGTGAAGAACGCGAAATGGCTGGCGAGAAAATGGGAAACGAGCGTCATTATCCTGCACTCCTTTACCCATTTAGGAGAGGATAAAGCCGAACCCGAACACGCCAAATCGCTTTTTGACAGGACCCAGCAACGATTGGAAACTGCCGGTTATAAAGCCATTCAAACACCCTACGGCTATTTCAACGATCTGACCATCCAGGCCCAGGGACATCCCCTTGCGCGGATTTATAAAGCCTTTTGAGCTTTCTGTCGAAATTAAGGAGTACTTTGGGGGGCACCCTTTAATCTCGGCAACGTGGAGGCTTATAAATAAAGGCTCAGATCTCGGCATTTGATACCTTTCGAAGGTCGTTTGGTTATGGTTGACTCCGTCAAGATATGCGTCAGTTTTAGCCCTGTTGCCGGTAAAACAAAAATGCAGCCAACGGTTGCGGATATTGGGCCTGGAACGGCCCTTGTAACCGCCTTTTTGAGCGTGAAATCGTGGAGCTTATCCAGAATTTATCCAGGATAATCTCGGATAAAACCTTGCTAAAGAGGGTTGATATAGCTTGATCCGACCTCAAAGAACACCAGACCCTATCGTTTAATCCTCTTTGCCAAATGACAGGAATTCACATTGCTAGGAACCATCGTCAATACACTGAGCATCATCGTCGGCAGCCTGGTTGGTTTGCTTCTTAGAGGAGGCATTCCGGAAAGATACAGCCAGATGATCATGCACGCCATAGGACTTGCCGTTGTGCTGATTGGCCTCAAGACAGCGCTAGAAACCCATGCGATTCTGGTGGTTATCTTCAGCCTTGTAATCGGAAGTATTGTGGGAGAGCTTTTAAAAATAGAAGACAGGCTGGAGCAATTCGGCCATTGGATTGGGAGCCGGTTGTCCAAGGACAGCAAAGGTATTGCAAAGGGATTTGTAAGCACCAGCCTGCTGTATTGCGTCGGAGCGATGGCAATTGTTGGCGCCATGGAAAGCGGGCTTACTGGAAACCACCAGACGTTGTTTGCAAAGTCGATTCTTGATGGGCTCGGCTCGGTGTTGTTTGCTTCGACCCTTGGAATCGGCGTTCTGTTCTCTGCCGTTTCGGTTTTTGTCTATCAGGGCCTCATTACGTCGACTGCATCTTTTCTAAAACAGTTCTTACTGCCCGACGTCGTATCTCAAATGTCTGCTGTCGGGGGACTTCTTATTATGGCCATCGGCATTGGTCTGCTGGAAATCAAAAAAATCAAAACCGGCAACATAGTTCCTGCCGTATTCATTCCCCTTGCTTACCAGATGTTGAAACATCTTTATGGCCTGCTATAGAATCAACCCGGCTACGCAAACCGTTTCTTTGGGGGCGGAGCAAGCTAAGAATCTGCAAAGGAAAACTGGAAGTGAGTATTTTGGGGAGGTCTATGATTTTATGCTTTACGTTGGCCGAAGCAGGTCATAATGACGAGGCATGGGTACCTTGGGTTACGCCCTTTAGTTCTAGAGTTTTGGCTGACGGCGCCGACGAAACTGAAAATGTGAGGGGTGTCGCTAAGGTTTTTCCAAAAAGTGGTGATGGCTGCAATCCGGTTAAGCTTTTGAAAAAGCGCAATGTTTGCGGTCTCCAAACGATATCGCCACTGCGGGATTGCCAAAAATTAACGGCGGGATCAGGCGACTCTGCCTTGTCTTTTCAACGGGAATCTTGTATTGTGCACTTGACAGAATCTCATATCTCACCGCCTCAGAGGTACGACATGAAAGAATTTTTGTACGCGTATAGCGTCTTTTGCATAGGGCTAGGGTCTTGCCTGGTCCTCTACACCAAGGAATGCAGAAGACTTCTTGGCAACATGTTAACCGGGATTGATGGAAGATTCCTCGCTCTACTGCCGGCGATATTCGGCATACTGCTGATACTGGCCGCCCCTCAAGCTCGGAATGCCTGGTTTATAAGGCTGCTCGGTTTCATTGGCTTCGCCGAAGCTGGGTTTATCTTTGCAAACCCACAAGGGCTCTTTGAACAGCTTAACAACTGGCTGGTAAATTCAGCATCGGACCAGACTTTAAGGCTATTCGGAATCATTTCATTGATACTGGGAACAGCAGTATTTTCTTGGATTCTATAAAAGTTCTCATCTGAAAAAGCGGTCTGTGAGCAAACCGTTTGGCCTCGGCCATTGTCCTTGACTGGCGTTCGCAAAGACCTGAGCGGTCATATTCGTTGGGGAGCTACATTTTCTCACGGTAGTATCCGAATCAATATATTGAAAGTACCCGCTTCTCTCTCCCTGACATCTCTTACGAGTAGTGGAGGATTGAAGAATGCTGTCTTTGGAAGAGTTAAAAAAGGAGCATGATCTCATCAATGAGGTCAATTGGGATTTAGGGCCGGTAGATGCAGTTAAACTCTATCTGGAATGGGGTAATACGGATTGGGGAAGTGGTAAGTATGTCATCCGTTCCAAAAATGATTATTCAACTTATTTTGCAGTGAATTGTTGGCAGAAACCTTATTATATATATTTAATCCGCCGCAATTCCGAAGACGCTTTTGAACTGGCCAAATTTGAACTACCTAAGCAATTTGAAAAAGATATTTGTGAACTCAAGGGCGTATACGCCCTTGACGAAGACGTAAAGGCATGGCTCAAGAAGGAATTAGGCCAAGAGCAGTAAAAGGATTTTCGAGAGGCACGCCCAGATTTTGGCTAAAATATTCCTTTCGCTCTTGAGCCCTGTCTCCTGAGTGCCAACCATCCAGCCTTTTGATTTTTCAAATACATCAATCAAGTCACCCCTGTTTGCATCCAAAAAACAGGCCGAGAAAAAAACCTGGCCCGGGTTGCAAAAGAAAAAAGACTCCTTATTTTATGAGGCTCAACCCTTCGAACCACAGAGGGGTCTTCTGCTTTGCGAAAGTGTTGAAGCCATCAAAATGCCGCTAAGGCAACAGACAAGGAGATACAACCATGACAGATCGTTCGCACATGATATTGTACAGTGGAGGGCACAGGGGGGCTGAGGCCGAATTCGGAGCCCTTGCCGAACAGTGGGGAATTCAGGAAGTCAACTTTTCTTTCGAAGGCCACAGAACCGAAAGACACAGAGGCATAAAGGTGCTGAGTCCTGAAGAGCTCGACAGAGGTGATGTGAGCATGGAGATCGTGTCCACCCGTATGGGCCGGAACTATTCCAAAGTCGAGAAAATACGCAAGGTGATCCAATCCATTTTCCACATGGTGAACAATGGCTACCACATAATCGCTGTCGGCTGGATTCAACCGGATGGAACCGTCAAAGGAGGAACCGGCTGGGGTGTTGAACTGGGCAAGCTGTTCAATCGTCCTGTAAGCGTGTACGAGCAGGAGCAAAAGAAATGGTTTGCCTGGAAAGACAATGCATGGGTGGCTGAAACGCCTATTATTAAGGATAAAACCTTTGTGGGGACCGGAACTGTCAATCTCACGGACGAAGGCCGAAGAGCACTTCTCGCCCTGTTCGAGAATTCCTTCGGGCCTGCGTAATCTGCGTTTCTGCTTAAAGGATTAACCCTCAGTTTTTTACTGCAAGGTGAAGGGTGTCCCAAAGGTTCAACTCCTAGGGTACGGCGA includes:
- a CDS encoding DUF3820 family protein; this encodes MNEENECMPDAAVLLKLAKMRMPFGKYKERRLIDLPEPYVVWFAQKGFPAGQLGDMLRMVHEIRVNGLEYLFKPLRNL
- a CDS encoding DUF554 domain-containing protein, producing the protein MLGTIVNTLSIIVGSLVGLLLRGGIPERYSQMIMHAIGLAVVLIGLKTALETHAILVVIFSLVIGSIVGELLKIEDRLEQFGHWIGSRLSKDSKGIAKGFVSTSLLYCVGAMAIVGAMESGLTGNHQTLFAKSILDGLGSVLFASTLGIGVLFSAVSVFVYQGLITSTASFLKQFLLPDVVSQMSAVGGLLIMAIGIGLLEIKKIKTGNIVPAVFIPLAYQMLKHLYGLL